A genomic window from Micromonospora ferruginea includes:
- a CDS encoding RecQ family ATP-dependent DNA helicase codes for MKLTTHATNLRRAAKNLFGWTALRPNQLAAMRAVMKRHDALVVLPTGAGKSAIYQIPASLIPGPTVVISPLLALQQDQIAALNERQRPELRAVRISSDESAAQQAEAIEEIRHGRAEFLFITPEALSNPDRLAEVRSLSPALVAIDEAHCISSWGHDFRPDYLALGHLIDGLGRPPVVALTATASPPVRDDIIARLRLREPEVVVSGLDRPNLFLEVAYCPTDDYRWRRLIALLRDDERPGIIYVPTRRAAEELAQRLTDAGFPSEFYHGGMPTAARHELHEAFLADRVPIMVATSAFGMGIDKPNIAWVVHMALPDSPDSYFQEIGRAGRDGSPSRVLLLWRAEDVGLQRYFSGGLPDEKELGDLAAVLRSKARTRKELRELTGLGPRKLGQYLSLLEQIGAAEPRAKQRVGAPRYAPDALEAGRAARAEAERQQTVTRSRTDMMRAFAETTGCRGQVLLAYFGEQMTEVCAHCDNCHAGTSVANDGAVGPFPVHSQVRHGEWGPGLVLNYEDDRMTVLFDEVGYKTLSVRVVSEQGLLELD; via the coding sequence ATGAAACTGACCACGCACGCCACCAACCTGCGCCGCGCGGCGAAGAACCTGTTCGGCTGGACCGCGCTGCGGCCCAACCAGCTCGCCGCCATGCGCGCCGTCATGAAGCGCCACGACGCCCTGGTGGTGCTGCCCACCGGGGCCGGCAAGTCGGCGATCTACCAGATCCCGGCCAGCCTCATCCCCGGCCCGACCGTGGTGATCTCGCCGCTGCTCGCGCTCCAGCAGGACCAGATCGCCGCGCTCAACGAACGCCAGCGGCCGGAGCTGCGCGCGGTGCGGATCAGCTCCGACGAGAGCGCCGCGCAGCAGGCCGAGGCGATCGAGGAGATCCGGCACGGCCGGGCCGAGTTCCTCTTCATCACGCCCGAGGCGCTGAGCAACCCGGACCGGCTCGCCGAGGTCCGCTCGCTCTCCCCGGCGCTGGTCGCGATCGACGAGGCGCACTGCATCTCGTCCTGGGGCCACGACTTCCGGCCGGACTACCTCGCGCTCGGCCACCTCATCGACGGCCTCGGCCGGCCGCCCGTGGTGGCGCTGACCGCCACCGCCTCCCCGCCGGTGCGCGACGACATCATCGCCCGGCTGCGGCTGCGCGAGCCCGAGGTGGTGGTGTCCGGGCTGGACCGGCCCAACCTCTTCCTCGAGGTGGCCTACTGCCCGACCGACGACTACCGGTGGCGGCGGCTGATCGCGCTGCTGCGCGACGACGAGCGCCCCGGCATCATCTACGTGCCGACCCGGCGCGCCGCCGAGGAGCTGGCGCAGCGGCTGACCGACGCGGGCTTCCCGTCCGAGTTCTACCACGGCGGCATGCCCACCGCGGCGCGGCACGAGCTGCACGAGGCGTTCCTCGCCGACCGGGTGCCGATCATGGTGGCCACCTCGGCGTTCGGGATGGGCATCGACAAGCCGAACATCGCCTGGGTGGTGCACATGGCGCTGCCCGACTCGCCGGACAGCTACTTCCAGGAGATCGGCCGGGCCGGCCGGGACGGCTCGCCGTCGCGGGTGCTGCTGCTCTGGCGCGCCGAGGACGTCGGGCTGCAGCGCTACTTCAGCGGCGGCCTCCCGGACGAGAAGGAACTGGGCGATCTCGCCGCGGTGCTGCGGAGCAAGGCCCGCACCCGCAAGGAGCTGCGCGAGCTGACCGGGCTGGGCCCGCGCAAGCTCGGCCAGTACCTCTCCCTGCTGGAGCAGATCGGCGCCGCCGAGCCCCGCGCCAAGCAGCGCGTCGGCGCGCCCCGCTACGCCCCGGACGCGCTCGAGGCCGGGCGGGCCGCGCGCGCCGAGGCGGAGCGGCAGCAGACCGTGACCCGGTCGCGGACCGACATGATGCGCGCGTTCGCCGAGACCACCGGCTGCCGCGGGCAGGTCCTGCTGGCCTACTTCGGCGAGCAGATGACCGAGGTCTGCGCGCACTGCGACAACTGCCACGCCGGCACCAGCGTGGCCAACGACGGCGCGGTGGGTCCGTTCCCGGTGCACAGCCAGGTCCGCCACGGCGAGTGGGGGCCCGGCCTGGTGCTCAACTACGAGGACGACCGGATGACCGTCCTCTTCGACGAGGTGGGCTACAAGACGCTGTCCGTGCGCGTGGTGTCCGAACAGGGCCTGCTGGAGCTGGACTAG
- a CDS encoding helix-turn-helix domain-containing protein gives MQPQIFDTAAIPAPERFGLWLEMLARTPTLMRVRTEHADNFEARAEFLELGPMQLIRHRYPSLHGTRNRKLISRSEADCYLLALTLVGTGIADQDGQRGVCPPGDLTFYDCARPQELIHHIDGDRSAASIVALIPYDALPLPHRRLTPLFASRMSGREGVGALLADYLIRITGHPEQYHAADAERLGGVALDLVATLLGRHLVSEDAVPTEVRRRALLSQVQAYVRQHLGDATLDPGTIADAHHISVRSLHRLFEAEETTVAAYIRDERLARCRRDLADPALVSRPIQLIAGRWGFRDKAHFSRAFRAAQAETPQAYRTRHLERARIVNSAASEVNPARTD, from the coding sequence ATGCAACCGCAGATTTTCGACACCGCGGCGATACCCGCCCCCGAACGCTTCGGGCTCTGGCTGGAGATGCTCGCCCGGACGCCGACGTTGATGCGGGTCCGTACCGAGCACGCCGACAACTTCGAGGCGCGGGCCGAGTTCCTGGAACTGGGACCGATGCAGCTCATCCGGCACCGATACCCGTCGCTGCACGGCACCCGGAACCGCAAGCTGATCAGCCGCTCCGAGGCCGACTGCTACCTGCTGGCCCTGACGCTCGTCGGCACCGGCATCGCCGACCAGGACGGGCAGCGGGGCGTCTGCCCGCCCGGCGACCTCACGTTCTACGACTGCGCCCGACCCCAGGAACTCATCCACCACATCGACGGTGACCGGTCCGCCGCGTCGATCGTGGCGCTCATCCCGTACGACGCGCTGCCGCTGCCGCACCGCCGGCTCACCCCGCTGTTCGCCAGCCGGATGTCCGGCCGCGAGGGCGTCGGCGCGCTGCTCGCCGACTACCTCATCCGGATCACCGGCCACCCGGAGCAGTACCACGCGGCCGACGCCGAACGGCTGGGCGGCGTCGCCCTCGACCTGGTCGCCACGCTGCTCGGCCGGCACCTGGTCTCCGAGGACGCGGTCCCCACCGAGGTCCGGCGCCGCGCCCTGCTGTCCCAGGTGCAGGCGTACGTGCGGCAGCACCTCGGCGACGCGACGCTGGATCCGGGCACGATCGCCGACGCCCACCACATCTCGGTGCGTTCCCTGCACCGGCTCTTCGAGGCCGAGGAGACGACCGTCGCGGCCTACATCCGCGACGAGCGGCTGGCCCGGTGCCGTCGGGACCTCGCCGATCCCGCCCTGGTCAGCCGCCCGATCCAGCTCATCGCCGGCCGCTGGGGCTTCCGGGACAAGGCCCACTTCTCCCGCGCCTTCCGGGCCGCGCAGGCGGAGACGCCGCAGGCGTACCGGACCCGGCACCTGGAACGGGCACGGATCGTCAACAGCGCGGCATCCGAAGTCAACCCGGCGCGTACAGACTGA
- a CDS encoding TetR/AcrR family transcriptional regulator, protein MAPRRAAALRGGEQSLREHLIAAAARLLDRRGAAGLTVRDVAREAGVADGVLYNHFADKEELLAHALHAHVRAVEAALEATVPQPGEGTLAGNLRVWLDRALALHAAILPALAGLTTQPKLVARLAELPALPGGDPGVRAEFADYLRAEQRLGRVAPTADPRAAATLLVGVCHDLVLGRLLDPAGAPPEPDPELVGALVDTLLRGVAAAGSG, encoded by the coding sequence ATGGCACCCAGGAGAGCGGCCGCGCTGCGCGGCGGCGAGCAGAGTCTGCGCGAACACCTGATCGCGGCCGCCGCGCGCCTGCTGGACCGGCGCGGGGCGGCCGGGCTCACCGTCCGCGACGTGGCCCGTGAGGCGGGCGTCGCCGACGGCGTGCTCTACAACCACTTCGCCGACAAGGAGGAGCTGCTGGCCCACGCGCTGCACGCGCACGTGCGGGCGGTGGAGGCGGCGCTGGAGGCCACCGTCCCGCAGCCCGGCGAGGGCACCCTGGCCGGCAACCTGCGCGTCTGGCTGGACCGGGCGCTGGCGCTGCACGCGGCGATCCTGCCGGCCCTCGCCGGCCTGACCACGCAGCCGAAGCTGGTGGCCCGGCTCGCCGAGCTGCCCGCCCTGCCCGGCGGCGACCCGGGCGTACGGGCGGAGTTCGCCGACTACCTGCGCGCCGAGCAGCGCCTCGGCCGGGTCGCGCCGACGGCCGACCCCCGGGCGGCGGCGACGCTGCTCGTCGGCGTCTGCCACGACCTGGTGCTCGGCCGGCTGCTGGACCCGGCCGGCGCGCCGCCGGAACCCGACCCGGAGCTGGTCGGCGCGCTTGTCGACACACTGCTGCGCGGGGTGGCGGCGGCCGGGTCCGGCTGA
- a CDS encoding glycosyltransferase family 9 protein: MILVLRALGVGDLATVVPALRGLRAGLPGRELVLAAPAWLAPLAELTGAVDRVLDTTGPERIGWTGPPPELAVNLHGRGPESHRALAATGAGRLLAYRNPSAGHLDGPAWDGDEHEVRRWCRLLHAYGLPADPGDLALRRPAPAGVPVGATVLHAGGKVPAKRWPADRFAAVARALAARGHRVVFTGSADERALAARVAADAGLPPSAVLAGRTGLAELAALVADARVVVSGDTGVAHLATGYGTASVVLFGPVPAAHWGPPVDRPRHRVLGTSEPVGSDRDSTGSRGVGTHPNLDAIGIDEVVAAVAEVERVSGAVAA, from the coding sequence GTGATCCTGGTGTTGCGCGCGCTCGGGGTCGGCGACCTGGCCACCGTGGTCCCGGCGCTGCGCGGCCTGCGCGCCGGGCTGCCCGGGCGGGAGCTGGTGCTCGCCGCACCGGCCTGGCTGGCGCCGCTGGCGGAGCTGACCGGGGCGGTCGACCGGGTGCTGGACACCACCGGACCGGAGCGGATCGGGTGGACCGGGCCGCCGCCGGAGCTGGCGGTGAACCTGCACGGCCGGGGACCCGAGTCGCACCGGGCGCTGGCCGCCACCGGCGCGGGGCGGCTGCTGGCCTACCGCAACCCGTCGGCCGGGCACCTCGACGGGCCGGCGTGGGACGGCGACGAGCACGAGGTCCGCCGCTGGTGCCGGCTGCTGCACGCGTACGGCCTGCCGGCCGACCCGGGTGACCTGGCGCTGCGCCGGCCGGCGCCGGCCGGCGTACCGGTGGGGGCGACGGTGCTGCACGCGGGTGGCAAGGTGCCGGCGAAGCGCTGGCCGGCGGACCGTTTCGCCGCGGTGGCCCGGGCGCTGGCCGCGCGCGGGCACCGGGTGGTGTTCACCGGCTCGGCGGACGAGCGGGCGCTGGCCGCGCGGGTGGCCGCCGACGCCGGGTTGCCGCCGTCGGCGGTGCTGGCCGGTCGCACCGGCCTGGCCGAGCTGGCCGCGCTGGTCGCCGACGCGCGCGTGGTGGTCAGCGGCGACACCGGCGTGGCCCACCTTGCCACCGGTTACGGCACCGCCTCGGTGGTGCTGTTCGGGCCGGTGCCGGCGGCGCACTGGGGTCCGCCGGTCGACCGGCCCCGGCACCGGGTGCTCGGCACCAGCGAACCTGTCGGATCCGACCGTGATTCGACCGGTTCGCGCGGGGTAGGAACGCACCCGAATCTGGATGCCATCGGGATCGACGAGGTGGTGGCGGCGGTGGCCGAGGTGGAACGGGTGTCCGGTGCGGTTGCGGCGTAG
- a CDS encoding TIGR03557 family F420-dependent LLM class oxidoreductase, giving the protein MRIGYFLSSEEYTPAELLAQARGAEQAGFEALWISDHYHPWVDAQGQSPFVWSTIGALSQVCRLPVTTAVTCPTVRIHPAVVAQAAATSAVLHEGRFVLGVGSGEALNEHIFGDAWPQADVRLEMLAEAVEVIRELWRGDFVNHHGRHYTVEHARIYTRPETPPSIYVSGFGPKAIELAARIGDGYVSMMPDADMVRRFRDAGGGDKPCQGGFKAAYADTADEGARIAYERWPNAGVPGELSQVLPSPRHFEQAAELVRPEQVREAFVCGPDADGHLEMIDRYAKAGFDEVYVANTGPHWEGLFDLYRREVLPRLR; this is encoded by the coding sequence ATGAGGATCGGCTACTTCCTGTCCAGCGAGGAGTACACCCCGGCGGAGCTGCTGGCCCAGGCGCGCGGCGCGGAACAGGCCGGCTTCGAGGCACTGTGGATCTCCGACCACTACCACCCGTGGGTCGACGCGCAGGGCCAGAGCCCGTTCGTCTGGTCCACCATCGGCGCGCTCAGCCAGGTCTGCCGGCTGCCGGTGACCACGGCGGTCACCTGCCCCACCGTCCGCATCCACCCGGCGGTCGTCGCCCAGGCGGCGGCCACCAGCGCGGTGCTGCACGAGGGCCGCTTCGTGCTCGGCGTGGGCAGCGGGGAGGCGCTGAACGAGCACATCTTCGGCGACGCCTGGCCGCAGGCCGACGTCCGGCTGGAGATGCTGGCGGAGGCCGTCGAGGTGATCCGCGAGCTGTGGCGCGGCGACTTCGTCAACCACCACGGCCGGCACTACACGGTGGAGCACGCCCGGATCTACACCCGACCCGAGACGCCCCCGTCGATCTACGTCTCCGGTTTCGGCCCGAAGGCGATCGAGCTGGCGGCCCGCATCGGCGACGGCTACGTCAGCATGATGCCGGACGCGGACATGGTGCGCCGGTTCCGTGACGCCGGAGGCGGCGACAAGCCGTGCCAGGGCGGGTTCAAGGCCGCGTACGCCGACACCGCCGACGAGGGCGCGCGGATCGCGTACGAGCGGTGGCCCAACGCGGGCGTGCCGGGCGAACTGTCCCAGGTGCTGCCCTCGCCGCGCCACTTCGAGCAGGCCGCGGAGCTGGTCCGGCCGGAGCAGGTGCGGGAGGCGTTCGTCTGCGGCCCGGACGCCGACGGCCACCTGGAGATGATCGACAGGTACGCCAAGGCCGGCTTCGACGAGGTCTACGTGGCCAACACCGGCCCGCACTGGGAGGGGCTGTTCGACCTCTACCGGCGGGAGGTGCTGCCCCGGCTGCGGTGA
- a CDS encoding D-sedoheptulose-7-phosphate isomerase, which yields MAAAPHGGPTVLADHLTRLAAALLPLRQVEPLLARWGGDLAHRLATGGRLLVAGNGGSAAEAQHLSAELVGKLRDDRQPLSAIALHADTSALTAIGNDYGYDDIFARQVRAHGRPDDLLLLMSTSGTSPNLLTAAHAAHATGLRTWAFTGPAPNPLADLCHDALTVDSPDSQVVQELHLVAVHVLCEYVDAALPAALAARAPAGGVRTGVEVVLGDPDPEVQTR from the coding sequence ATGGCGGCCGCACCCCACGGCGGTCCGACGGTGCTGGCGGACCACCTGACCCGGCTGGCCGCCGCCCTGCTGCCGCTGCGCCAGGTGGAGCCCCTGCTGGCCCGCTGGGGCGGTGACCTGGCGCACCGGCTCGCCACCGGCGGGCGGCTGCTGGTGGCCGGCAACGGCGGCAGCGCCGCCGAGGCCCAGCACCTCAGCGCCGAACTCGTCGGCAAGCTCCGCGACGACCGCCAGCCGCTGTCCGCCATCGCCCTGCACGCCGACACCAGCGCGCTCACCGCCATCGGCAACGACTACGGGTACGACGACATCTTCGCCCGCCAGGTCCGCGCCCACGGTCGACCCGACGACCTCCTGCTGCTCATGTCGACCAGCGGCACCAGTCCCAACCTCCTCACCGCCGCCCACGCCGCCCACGCCACCGGCCTGCGCACCTGGGCCTTCACCGGCCCCGCCCCCAACCCCCTCGCCGACCTCTGCCACGACGCCCTCACCGTCGACTCACCCGACAGCCAGGTCGTCCAGGAACTCCACCTGGTCGCCGTGCACGTGCTCTGCGAGTACGTCGACGCGGCGCTGCCGGCGGCGCTCGCCGCCCGCGCCCCGGCCGGCGGCGTGCGGACCGGTGTCGAGGTGGTGCTCGGCGACCCGGATCCGGAGGTGCAGACCCGATGA
- a CDS encoding PfkB family carbohydrate kinase: MVLGDTLLDRDVEGLVNRLCPDSPVPVLDETTSVDRPGGAGLAAVFAAAQGAEVALVTAVADDAGGARLGTLLAAAGVQLYALPLAGATPEKIRLRVRGRVLLRHDRGGATGVPGEPSEAVLRLLAGASAVLVSDYGRGVAGQGALRAALAATRAPVVWDPHPRGPAAVPGVHLATPNEPEARELAKTPPGGSRLANASRSAQALRRRWQAGAVVVTLGGDGALLCHAGSTPLVVPAPAAEGDTCGAGDRFAAAATLALARGALVSEAVQEAVTEASAYVAGGGVATALPAPPVAVAPAVVTAGGDRIGAHAAGEVVARVRASGGTVVATGGCFDLLHAGHVATLQAARLLGDCVVVCLNSDASVAGLKGPERPVVPQGDRSRLLAALGCVDAVLVFDEPTPHAALSWLRPDIWVKGGDYASGGGAQTLPESEILARWGGHTVVVPYLDGRSTTDMIAAARAGWRAGTVAPAGTVREPVVRSTAKGAR, translated from the coding sequence GTGGTGCTCGGTGACACGTTGCTGGACCGGGACGTCGAGGGGCTGGTGAACCGGCTCTGCCCGGACTCCCCGGTGCCGGTGCTCGACGAGACCACATCCGTCGACCGCCCCGGTGGCGCCGGGCTGGCCGCGGTCTTCGCGGCCGCGCAGGGCGCCGAGGTCGCGCTGGTCACCGCCGTCGCCGACGACGCCGGCGGCGCGCGCCTCGGCACCCTGCTCGCCGCCGCCGGGGTGCAGTTGTACGCGCTGCCGCTGGCCGGCGCCACCCCGGAGAAGATCCGGCTGCGGGTGCGCGGGCGGGTGCTGCTGCGCCACGACCGGGGCGGCGCGACGGGCGTGCCCGGTGAGCCGAGCGAGGCGGTGCTGCGGCTGCTCGCCGGCGCGTCCGCGGTGCTGGTCAGCGACTACGGGCGGGGCGTCGCCGGCCAGGGGGCGCTGCGCGCCGCGCTGGCCGCCACCCGCGCACCGGTGGTGTGGGACCCGCACCCGCGCGGCCCGGCGGCGGTTCCCGGCGTGCACCTGGCCACCCCGAACGAGCCGGAGGCCCGTGAGCTGGCGAAGACACCGCCGGGTGGGTCCCGGCTGGCGAACGCCTCACGCAGCGCCCAGGCGTTGCGCCGGCGCTGGCAGGCCGGCGCGGTCGTGGTGACGCTGGGCGGGGACGGCGCGTTGCTCTGCCACGCCGGCTCGACCCCGCTGGTGGTGCCGGCGCCGGCCGCCGAGGGGGACACCTGCGGCGCCGGGGACCGGTTCGCCGCCGCCGCCACGCTGGCGCTGGCCCGGGGCGCGCTGGTGTCCGAGGCGGTCCAGGAGGCGGTCACCGAGGCGTCCGCGTACGTGGCCGGCGGGGGAGTGGCCACCGCGTTGCCGGCGCCGCCGGTGGCCGTCGCCCCGGCCGTGGTCACCGCCGGCGGGGACCGGATCGGCGCCCACGCCGCCGGTGAGGTGGTGGCCCGGGTACGCGCGTCCGGCGGCACCGTGGTGGCCACCGGCGGCTGCTTCGACCTGCTGCACGCCGGGCACGTGGCGACTCTCCAAGCGGCCCGCCTGCTCGGCGACTGCGTGGTCGTCTGCCTCAACTCCGACGCCTCGGTGGCCGGGCTGAAGGGGCCGGAGCGGCCGGTCGTGCCGCAGGGCGACCGGAGCCGGCTGCTCGCCGCGCTCGGCTGCGTCGACGCGGTGCTGGTCTTCGACGAGCCGACGCCGCACGCGGCGCTGTCCTGGCTGCGCCCGGACATCTGGGTCAAGGGCGGCGACTACGCCAGCGGCGGCGGCGCCCAGACGCTGCCCGAGTCGGAGATCCTGGCCCGCTGGGGTGGGCACACGGTGGTCGTGCCGTACCTGGACGGGCGGTCCACCACCGACATGATCGCGGCGGCCCGCGCCGGCTGGCGGGCCGGCACGGTGGCCCCGGCCGGAACCGTCCGGGAGCCGGTCGTCCGGTCCACGGCGAAGGGAGCACGATGA
- a CDS encoding SDR family oxidoreductase, translating to MSADAPGTGRTVLVTGGSSGLGAAVVAAVAAAGGRPLVLDRQPPAGGVPWVECDLADTRAAEAATRDLAERAGGLDAVVTAAGMDVPGKLADVPAQTWERIVTVDLLATAAVIRAALPYLEESRGTVVTVASTLGVKAVGDATAYCAAKFGVVGFTRALAAELAGAVGVTLLVPGGMRTAFFDQRDAQYRPGPDAVLNEPADTAAAVMFALSQPAGCAVREMVVCAEQESSYP from the coding sequence ATGAGCGCCGACGCGCCCGGCACCGGGCGCACCGTGCTGGTCACCGGCGGATCCAGCGGTCTCGGCGCGGCGGTGGTCGCCGCGGTCGCCGCCGCCGGCGGCCGTCCCCTCGTGCTGGACCGGCAGCCGCCCGCCGGCGGGGTGCCCTGGGTCGAGTGCGACCTGGCCGACACCCGCGCCGCCGAGGCCGCCACCCGGGACCTCGCGGAACGCGCCGGTGGGCTGGACGCCGTGGTCACCGCCGCCGGCATGGACGTGCCGGGCAAGCTGGCCGACGTGCCGGCGCAGACCTGGGAGCGGATCGTCACGGTGGACCTGCTCGCCACCGCGGCGGTGATCCGGGCCGCGCTGCCCTATCTGGAGGAGTCGCGGGGCACCGTGGTCACCGTCGCCTCCACGCTCGGCGTCAAGGCGGTGGGCGACGCGACCGCGTACTGCGCGGCGAAGTTCGGGGTGGTCGGCTTCACCCGGGCGCTCGCCGCCGAACTGGCCGGCGCGGTCGGGGTGACCCTGCTCGTCCCCGGTGGCATGCGGACCGCGTTCTTCGACCAGCGGGACGCGCAGTACCGGCCCGGGCCGGACGCGGTGCTCAACGAACCGGCCGACACCGCCGCCGCGGTGATGTTCGCGCTCTCCCAGCCGGCCGGTTGCGCGGTCCGCGAGATGGTGGTCTGCGCCGAGCAGGAGTCCTCGTACCCGTGA
- a CDS encoding class I SAM-dependent methyltransferase, whose translation MADIRNDQQEQAWNGYEGRHWATHRHRYDAVNGGFNEMLLAAVRPGDRVLDVGCGTGHLTRLAAARSGTGTALGIDLSAPMLAAARAAAAAEAVSNVDFLRADAQVHPFAPAGHDVVLSRFGVMFFGDPVAAFANLTRALRPGGRLAFVCLDDWRRGDLGAALAPLAALPDPPGDGAPSGGAPAGDDVPARGDAPTGGPLSLADPVVTRRVLTDAGLVDVDCARHEVAGTWGRDAADAGAFLAGWGPVRHRLAPLGPAVADRVRGELVAAMRPYTGPDGVRLRTAAWLVTARRPG comes from the coding sequence GTGGCCGACATCCGCAACGACCAGCAGGAACAGGCCTGGAACGGATACGAGGGACGGCACTGGGCCACGCACCGGCACCGCTACGACGCGGTCAACGGCGGCTTCAACGAGATGCTGCTCGCCGCCGTCCGCCCGGGCGACCGGGTGCTCGACGTCGGGTGCGGCACCGGCCACCTGACCCGCCTGGCCGCCGCCCGCAGCGGCACCGGCACGGCGCTCGGGATCGACCTCTCCGCGCCGATGCTGGCCGCGGCCCGCGCGGCGGCCGCCGCCGAGGCGGTGTCCAACGTCGACTTCCTCCGGGCCGACGCCCAGGTGCACCCGTTCGCCCCCGCCGGTCACGACGTGGTGCTGAGCCGGTTCGGCGTGATGTTCTTCGGCGATCCGGTCGCCGCGTTCGCCAACCTCACCCGGGCGCTGCGTCCCGGCGGCCGGCTGGCCTTCGTCTGCCTCGACGACTGGCGGCGCGGCGACCTCGGCGCGGCGCTCGCGCCGCTGGCCGCGCTCCCGGACCCGCCCGGCGACGGCGCCCCTTCCGGCGGCGCCCCGGCCGGGGACGACGTCCCGGCCCGCGGGGACGCCCCTACCGGCGGGCCGCTCTCGCTCGCCGACCCGGTGGTGACCCGTCGGGTGCTCACCGACGCCGGCCTGGTCGACGTCGACTGCGCGCGGCACGAGGTCGCCGGCACGTGGGGCCGCGACGCCGCCGACGCCGGCGCGTTCCTGGCCGGCTGGGGGCCGGTGCGGCACCGGCTCGCGCCGCTCGGCCCGGCCGTCGCCGACCGGGTCCGCGGCGAGCTGGTGGCGGCCATGCGCCCGTACACCGGCCCGGACGGTGTCCGGCTGCGCACCGCCGCCTGGCTGGTCACCGCCCGCCGGCCCGGCTGA
- a CDS encoding DNA topoisomerase IB: protein MRLRRSDPGRPGYARRRRGKGWLFLDARGEPVRDPDELARLRELVVPPAWRDVWISPYPNGHIQATGVDAAGRKQYVYHPQWRRKRDEAKFDHVLEVAHRLPALRDRVAHDLALRGLRRERVLATVARLLDMGAFRVGSDQYATGDDPTFGVATLRPEHARSRGGCVVFDFPAKGGIAQVRRIEDAELCQVLVNLRRRRRAQERLFGYWDGRAWRDVRSDEVNDYLRDASGGEMTAKDFRTWHATVLAAAELASVGPQRSATARRRAVAAVMRSVAELLGNTPTVARTSYVDPRVVDLYHDGVLAPVRPEMPREAVEKFVLTLLEEEAD from the coding sequence GTGCGGTTGCGGCGTAGTGACCCGGGCCGGCCGGGGTACGCCCGCCGGCGACGCGGCAAGGGCTGGCTCTTCCTGGACGCGCGGGGCGAGCCGGTCCGTGACCCGGACGAGCTGGCGCGCCTGCGCGAGCTGGTCGTCCCGCCCGCCTGGCGGGACGTGTGGATCTCGCCGTACCCGAACGGGCACATCCAGGCCACCGGCGTCGACGCGGCCGGGCGCAAGCAGTACGTCTACCACCCGCAGTGGCGCCGCAAGCGCGACGAGGCCAAGTTCGACCACGTGCTGGAGGTGGCGCACCGGCTGCCGGCGCTGCGCGACCGGGTGGCGCACGACCTGGCGCTGCGCGGGCTGCGCCGGGAGCGGGTGCTGGCCACCGTGGCGCGGCTGCTCGACATGGGCGCGTTCCGGGTCGGCAGCGACCAGTACGCCACCGGCGACGACCCCACCTTCGGGGTGGCCACGCTGCGCCCCGAGCACGCCCGGTCGCGCGGCGGGTGCGTGGTCTTCGATTTCCCGGCCAAGGGTGGCATCGCGCAGGTGCGCCGGATCGAGGACGCCGAGCTGTGCCAGGTGCTGGTGAACCTGCGCCGGCGGCGGCGCGCGCAGGAGCGGCTGTTCGGCTACTGGGACGGGCGGGCCTGGCGCGACGTGCGCAGCGACGAGGTGAACGACTACCTGCGCGACGCCAGCGGCGGGGAGATGACCGCGAAGGACTTCCGCACCTGGCACGCCACCGTGCTGGCGGCCGCGGAGCTGGCCTCGGTCGGCCCGCAGCGCTCCGCCACCGCCCGCCGGCGGGCCGTGGCGGCGGTGATGCGCTCGGTGGCCGAACTGCTCGGCAACACGCCCACGGTGGCCCGGACGTCCTACGTGGACCCGCGCGTGGTCGACCTCTACCACGACGGGGTGCTGGCGCCGGTGCGCCCGGAGATGCCGCGCGAGGCGGTGGAGAAGTTCGTGTTGACGCTGCTGGAGGAGGAGGCCGACTGA